Proteins encoded together in one Cyanobacterium stanieri LEGE 03274 window:
- a CDS encoding sulfurtransferase TusA family protein: MNDNKLDLRGTPCPLNFIRSKLQLEKMSSGELLEIWLDGGEPIEQVPNSLKMEGYKIESITPLDDYFALLVKS; this comes from the coding sequence ATGAATGATAATAAATTAGATTTAAGAGGAACACCTTGCCCCCTAAATTTTATTCGTAGTAAATTACAATTAGAAAAAATGTCCTCAGGTGAGTTATTAGAAATTTGGCTTGATGGAGGAGAACCCATAGAACAAGTACCAAATAGTCTTAAAATGGAGGGGTATAAGATAGAGTCTATTACTCCATTGGATGATTATTTTGCTTTGTTGGTCAAGTCTTGA